From Lagenorhynchus albirostris chromosome 10, mLagAlb1.1, whole genome shotgun sequence, the proteins below share one genomic window:
- the SLC25A27 gene encoding mitochondrial uncoupling protein 4 isoform X1 has protein sequence MSTPEDEERLSPLAQRWPRASKFLLSGCAATVAELATFPLDLTKTRLQIQGEAALARLGDGARESAPYRGMVRTALGIVQEEGFLKLWQGVTPAIYRHIVYSGGRMVTYEHLREVVFGKSEDKHYPLWKSVIGGMMAGVVGQFLANPTDLVKVQMQMEGKRKLEGKPLRFRGVHHAFAKILAEGGIRGLWAGWVPNIQRAALVNMGDLTTYDTVKHYLVLNTPLEDNIMTHGLSSLCSGLVASILGTPADVIKSRIMNQPRDKQGRGLLYKSSTDCLIQAVQGEGFMSLYKGFLPSWLRMQSDWITQGLPMRPSPVFSKEESNPDHLP, from the exons ATGTCGACTCCGGAGGATGAGGAGAGGCTCTCGCCGCTTGCCCAGAGATGGCCCCGCGCGAGCAAGTTCCTCCTGTCGGGCTGCGCGGCCACCGTGGCCGAGCTAG caaCCTTTCCCCTCGATCTCACAAAAACTCGACTCCAAATACAAGGAGAAGCTGCCCTTGCTCGGTTGGGAGACGGTGCAAGAGAGTCTGCTCCCTATAGGGGCATGGTGCGCACGGCCCTGGGGATTGTCCAAGAGGAAGGCTTTCTAAAGCTCTGGCAAGGAGTGACACCTGCCATTTACAGACACATAG TGTACTCTGGAGGTCGAATGGTCACTTATGAACATCTCCGTGAAGTTGTGTTTGGCAAAAGTGAAGATAAGCATTATCCCCTTTG GAAATCAGTGATTGGAGGGATGATGGCTGGTGTTGTTGGCCAATTTTTAGCCAACCCAACTGACCTAGTGAAGGTTCAGATGcaaatggaaggaaaaaggaaacttgAAGGAAAACCACTGCG attTCGTGGTGTGCATCACGCATTTGCAAAAAtcttagctgaaggaggaatacgTGGGCTTTGGGCAGGCTGGGTACCCAATATACAAAGAGCAGCGCTGGTGAATATGGGAG ATTTAACCACTTACGATACAGTGAAACACTACTTGGTTTTGAATACACCACTGGAGGACAATATCATGACTCATGGCTTATCAAG TTTATGTTCTGGACTGGTAGCTTCTATTCTGGGAACACCCGCTGATGTCATCAAAAGCCGAATAATGAACCAACCGCGAGATAAACAAGGAAG ggGCCTTCTGTATAAATCATCAACTGACTGCTTGATTCAGGCTGTTCAAGGAGAAGGATTCATGAGTCTCTATAAAGGCTTTTTACCCTCCTGGCTGCGAATG
- the SLC25A27 gene encoding mitochondrial uncoupling protein 4 isoform X2, with product MSTPEDEERLSPLAQRWPRASKFLLSGCAATVAELATFPLDLTKTRLQIQGEAALARLGDGARESAPYRGMVRTALGIVQEEGFLKLWQGVTPAIYRHIVYSGGRMVTYEHLREVVFGKSEDKHYPLWKSVIGGMMAGVVGQFLANPTDLVKVQMQMEGKRKLEGKPLRFRGVHHAFAKILAEGGIRGLWAGWVPNIQRAALVNMGDLTTYDTVKHYLVLNTPLEDNIMTHGLSSLCSGLVASILGTPADVIKSRIMNQPRDKQGRGLLYKSSTDCLIQAVQGEGFMSLYKGFLPSWLRMTPWSLVFWLTYEKIREMSGVSPF from the exons ATGTCGACTCCGGAGGATGAGGAGAGGCTCTCGCCGCTTGCCCAGAGATGGCCCCGCGCGAGCAAGTTCCTCCTGTCGGGCTGCGCGGCCACCGTGGCCGAGCTAG caaCCTTTCCCCTCGATCTCACAAAAACTCGACTCCAAATACAAGGAGAAGCTGCCCTTGCTCGGTTGGGAGACGGTGCAAGAGAGTCTGCTCCCTATAGGGGCATGGTGCGCACGGCCCTGGGGATTGTCCAAGAGGAAGGCTTTCTAAAGCTCTGGCAAGGAGTGACACCTGCCATTTACAGACACATAG TGTACTCTGGAGGTCGAATGGTCACTTATGAACATCTCCGTGAAGTTGTGTTTGGCAAAAGTGAAGATAAGCATTATCCCCTTTG GAAATCAGTGATTGGAGGGATGATGGCTGGTGTTGTTGGCCAATTTTTAGCCAACCCAACTGACCTAGTGAAGGTTCAGATGcaaatggaaggaaaaaggaaacttgAAGGAAAACCACTGCG attTCGTGGTGTGCATCACGCATTTGCAAAAAtcttagctgaaggaggaatacgTGGGCTTTGGGCAGGCTGGGTACCCAATATACAAAGAGCAGCGCTGGTGAATATGGGAG ATTTAACCACTTACGATACAGTGAAACACTACTTGGTTTTGAATACACCACTGGAGGACAATATCATGACTCATGGCTTATCAAG TTTATGTTCTGGACTGGTAGCTTCTATTCTGGGAACACCCGCTGATGTCATCAAAAGCCGAATAATGAACCAACCGCGAGATAAACAAGGAAG ggGCCTTCTGTATAAATCATCAACTGACTGCTTGATTCAGGCTGTTCAAGGAGAAGGATTCATGAGTCTCTATAAAGGCTTTTTACCCTCCTGGCTGCGAATG